In Thauera aromatica K172, one DNA window encodes the following:
- a CDS encoding penicillin-binding protein 1A, whose product MRWVLYPVGALFALIILGLATLTAMALFAWPNLPALDTLTDYRPRIPLRVYTADGHLLGEFGEERRDVVRIAEVPSVLKHAILAAEDERFYEHPGIDLMGLVRAALANLSSGGRSQGASTITMQVARNFFLTREKTYNRKLYEILLALKIEQNLSKDQILELYINQIYLGQRAYGFAVAARAYYGKRLDELTLPEAAMLAGLPKAPSAFNPVVNPARAAVRQQYVLRRMLETGLIDPSQYEHALTFATPKQGQRDSAAVRRQQDLFVAGGEHVAEMARQIAVEQFGEQAYELGIRIVTTVTHKDQEAAYAALRKGVLDYDRRHGYRGPEAFVDLAANETSAERFDELLGDTSDHGDLLAALVLKASPKEVTVYRRGREFRIEGKGLRFAAPMLADKAPQSRRIRRGAIVRLRDAGKGEWELTQLPEVQAALVSLDPHSGAVRALVGGFDFDRTKFNHVTQALRQPGSSFKPFIFSAALERHFGPGDVLADEPLYYPAGVTGSQDWEPKNYDGKYAGPMTLREALTRSKNMVSIRLLERITPEYARDYITRFGFDAARHPPYLTMALGAGTATPWEMAAGYAVFANGGYRIEPYVVKEIYDNEGRLIARIDPPVAGRSAPRVIDARNAWLMDSMMRDTVQHGTATRARSLKRGDLAGKTGTTNDYVDAWFCGYHPELVAVAWVGHSQPRNLGRGETGGAAALPIWIDYMGSALEGVPEVQRPRPDGLVLVDNGLHSGQDYHYAEYTPPEPAPAPSWLEQLFAGDKPRQVIHAPMEAPEEAIPALPPAAAAHSLPRPAQAPAPVEERAPVPIRR is encoded by the coding sequence ATGCGCTGGGTCCTGTATCCGGTCGGAGCGCTGTTCGCGCTGATCATTCTCGGCCTTGCCACGCTGACGGCGATGGCGCTGTTCGCCTGGCCGAACCTGCCCGCCCTCGACACCCTGACCGACTATCGGCCGCGCATTCCCTTGCGCGTCTATACCGCCGACGGCCACCTGCTCGGCGAGTTCGGCGAAGAGCGGCGCGACGTGGTGCGCATCGCCGAAGTGCCCTCGGTGCTCAAGCATGCGATCCTCGCCGCCGAAGACGAGCGCTTCTACGAACACCCGGGCATCGACCTGATGGGGCTCGTGCGTGCCGCGCTCGCCAACCTGTCTTCCGGCGGCCGCAGCCAGGGGGCGTCGACGATCACCATGCAGGTCGCGCGCAACTTCTTCCTGACGCGCGAAAAGACCTACAACCGCAAGCTGTACGAGATCCTGCTCGCCCTCAAGATCGAGCAGAACCTGTCCAAGGACCAGATCCTCGAGCTCTACATCAACCAGATCTACCTCGGCCAGCGCGCCTACGGCTTCGCCGTGGCCGCACGCGCCTATTACGGCAAGCGCCTGGACGAGCTGACCCTGCCCGAAGCGGCGATGCTCGCCGGCCTGCCGAAAGCGCCGTCGGCCTTCAACCCGGTCGTCAATCCGGCGCGCGCCGCGGTGCGCCAGCAATACGTGCTGCGACGCATGCTCGAGACCGGACTGATCGACCCGTCCCAGTACGAGCACGCGCTGACCTTCGCCACGCCGAAGCAGGGGCAGCGCGACAGCGCCGCGGTACGCCGGCAGCAGGACCTGTTCGTCGCCGGCGGCGAGCACGTTGCCGAGATGGCGCGCCAGATCGCCGTCGAGCAGTTCGGCGAGCAGGCCTACGAGCTCGGCATCCGCATCGTCACTACGGTCACACACAAGGACCAGGAAGCCGCCTACGCGGCGCTGCGCAAGGGAGTGCTCGACTACGACCGCCGCCACGGCTACCGCGGCCCGGAAGCCTTCGTCGACCTGGCGGCGAACGAAACCAGTGCCGAACGCTTCGATGAACTGCTCGGCGACACCTCCGACCACGGCGACCTGCTCGCCGCCCTGGTGCTGAAAGCCTCGCCGAAGGAGGTCACCGTCTATCGCCGCGGGCGCGAATTCCGCATCGAGGGCAAGGGCCTGCGCTTCGCCGCGCCGATGCTGGCCGACAAGGCGCCGCAGAGCCGGCGTATCCGCCGCGGCGCGATCGTGCGCCTGCGCGACGCCGGCAAGGGCGAATGGGAACTCACCCAGCTGCCCGAAGTGCAGGCCGCGCTGGTGTCGCTCGATCCGCACAGCGGCGCGGTGCGCGCCCTGGTCGGCGGCTTCGATTTCGACCGCACCAAGTTCAACCACGTCACCCAGGCGCTGCGCCAACCGGGCTCGAGCTTCAAGCCCTTCATCTTCTCGGCCGCACTCGAACGCCATTTCGGCCCCGGCGACGTGCTTGCCGACGAGCCGCTGTACTACCCCGCCGGCGTCACCGGCAGCCAGGACTGGGAGCCGAAGAACTACGACGGCAAATATGCCGGCCCGATGACGCTGCGCGAGGCCCTGACGCGCTCCAAGAACATGGTCTCGATCCGCCTCCTGGAGCGGATCACGCCCGAATACGCGCGCGACTACATCACCCGCTTCGGCTTCGACGCCGCCCGCCATCCGCCCTACCTGACCATGGCCCTCGGCGCCGGCACCGCGACGCCGTGGGAGATGGCCGCCGGCTACGCGGTGTTCGCCAACGGCGGCTACCGCATCGAGCCTTACGTGGTGAAGGAAATCTACGACAACGAAGGCCGCCTGATCGCCCGCATCGACCCGCCCGTTGCCGGGCGCAGCGCGCCCCGGGTGATCGACGCCCGCAATGCCTGGCTGATGGACTCGATGATGCGCGACACGGTCCAGCACGGCACCGCGACCCGGGCGCGCAGCCTCAAGCGCGGCGATCTCGCCGGCAAGACCGGCACCACCAACGACTACGTCGATGCCTGGTTCTGCGGCTACCACCCCGAGCTCGTCGCCGTCGCCTGGGTCGGCCACAGCCAGCCGCGCAACCTCGGCCGCGGCGAGACCGGCGGCGCCGCCGCGCTGCCGATCTGGATCGACTACATGGGCAGCGCCCTCGAAGGCGTCCCCGAAGTGCAGCGCCCCCGCCCCGACGGCCTGGTCCTGGTCGACAACGGCCTGCACAGCGGGCAGGACTACCACTACGCCGAATACACCCCGCCCGAGCCGGCGCCGGCACCGAGCTGGCTCGAGCAGCTGTTCGCCGGCGACAAGCCCAGGCAGGTCATCCACGCTCCGATGGAAGCGCCCGAGGAAGCGATTCCGGCGCTTCCCCCGGCGGCCGCTGCGCACTCCCTGCCGCGCCCGGCACAGGCTCCGGCGCCGGTCGAAGAGCGCGCCCCGGTGCCGATCCGGCGCTGA
- a CDS encoding pilus assembly protein PilM, which yields MIDLPFFSSATRQLAGLDISSSSVKLVELSGTDKDAYKVERYVIEPLPRDTVADGNIVKLEPLGEALKRALRRFGPGLRNVAVALPSSSVITKKIVLPESLRETEMEFAVEAEANQYIPFALDEVNLDFQVIGPAPGAPGEVEVMIAASRKDKVEDRVAAAQAAGLRAVIVDVESLAIESALELVCRRLPGGGEDRVIALVDVGANVMNVTMFRNHQSVYSREQAFGGFQLTQDIARHYGIGLDEAEAGKRAGALPETYPRELMRPFMDSLALEVSRALQFFFTSTQFNRVDHVVLAGGCAGMPGLVEVVAARTQVPTELANPFAGMTPGERVRPRNLLADAPSLMVACGLALRRFDA from the coding sequence GTGATTGACCTCCCGTTCTTCAGCTCGGCGACACGCCAGCTTGCCGGACTCGATATTTCGTCTTCATCGGTAAAGCTGGTCGAGCTGTCCGGGACCGACAAGGACGCTTACAAAGTCGAGCGTTACGTGATCGAGCCGCTGCCGCGCGACACCGTCGCCGATGGCAACATCGTCAAGCTTGAGCCGCTCGGCGAAGCGCTCAAGCGCGCGTTGCGCCGCTTCGGTCCCGGCTTACGCAATGTCGCCGTGGCGCTGCCGTCCTCGTCGGTCATCACCAAGAAGATCGTCCTCCCCGAAAGCCTGCGCGAGACCGAAATGGAGTTCGCCGTCGAGGCCGAGGCCAACCAGTACATTCCGTTCGCCCTCGACGAAGTCAATCTCGATTTTCAGGTGATCGGTCCGGCGCCCGGCGCTCCGGGAGAAGTCGAAGTGATGATTGCGGCTTCGCGCAAGGACAAGGTCGAGGACCGCGTCGCCGCGGCCCAGGCCGCCGGGCTCAGGGCCGTGATCGTCGATGTCGAGTCGCTCGCCATCGAATCCGCGCTCGAGCTCGTGTGCCGGCGGTTGCCGGGCGGCGGCGAGGACCGGGTGATCGCCCTCGTCGACGTCGGCGCGAACGTGATGAACGTCACCATGTTCCGCAACCATCAGTCGGTGTACTCGCGCGAGCAGGCTTTCGGCGGTTTCCAGCTCACCCAGGACATCGCCCGCCACTATGGCATCGGCCTGGACGAGGCCGAAGCCGGCAAGCGTGCCGGGGCGCTGCCCGAGACCTATCCGCGCGAGCTGATGCGCCCGTTCATGGACAGCCTCGCGCTCGAAGTGTCGCGCGCGCTGCAGTTCTTCTTCACGTCCACCCAGTTCAACCGCGTCGATCACGTCGTCCTCGCCGGCGGCTGCGCGGGGATGCCGGGACTGGTCGAGGTGGTGGCGGCGCGCACCCAGGTTCCCACCGAGCTCGCCAATCCGTTCGCGGGCATGACGCCGGGCGAGCGGGTGCGTCCGCGCAACCTGCTCGCCGACGCGCCTTCGCTGATGGTGGCCTGCGGCCTCGCGCTGCGGAGGTTCGACGCATGA
- a CDS encoding PilN domain-containing protein, translating to MIRLNLLPHRIEKRRQRRQQFYLLAGAMVVLGALIGLLVHVLYDLRVERQDARNAFLKAEIARIDQEIAEIRRLREQIDAMLARKQVIEALQSTRAETVHLFNELALSLPEGVYLKSVKQGGRRVTLAGFAQSNARVSHLMRNLDASAFLEQPVLIETKAATEENRRVSEFTLGIGIAPPQAEAPEPPRGGKGGAK from the coding sequence ATGATCCGCCTCAACCTGCTGCCGCATCGCATCGAAAAGCGCCGCCAGCGCCGCCAGCAGTTCTATCTGCTGGCGGGGGCGATGGTCGTGCTCGGTGCGCTGATCGGCCTGCTCGTCCATGTCCTGTACGACCTCAGGGTCGAGCGCCAGGACGCGCGCAACGCTTTTCTCAAGGCCGAAATCGCCCGCATCGACCAGGAAATCGCCGAAATCCGCCGCCTGCGCGAGCAGATCGACGCCATGCTCGCGCGCAAGCAGGTGATCGAAGCCTTGCAGAGCACGCGCGCCGAAACCGTGCATCTGTTCAACGAACTGGCGCTGAGCCTCCCCGAGGGGGTGTATCTGAAATCGGTCAAGCAGGGCGGCCGGCGGGTCACCCTGGCCGGCTTCGCCCAGTCCAACGCGCGCGTGTCGCACCTGATGCGCAACCTCGATGCCTCGGCCTTTCTCGAGCAGCCGGTCCTGATCGAGACCAAGGCCGCCACCGAAGAGAACCGCCGGGTCAGCGAATTCACCCTCGGCATCGGCATCGCGCCGCCGCAGGCCGAAGCACCCGAACCGCCCCGCGGCGGCAAGGGAGGAGCGAAATGA
- a CDS encoding type 4a pilus biogenesis protein PilO, with the protein MKRLLPRKASVPAPVARKRLTRADLQRLAQDFKDLDPNDPGLWPLAPRLAAVLALLLATVAAFWWFDWRSQAERLERSAAEELQLREGWVTKKRQAVNLDEHRRQLAEIDRQFGALLKQLPNRAEMDSLLSDLNQAGLGRGLQFELFKPGADLVKEFYAEMPIAIRVTGGYHELGEFVSDIARLPRIVTLNDIALKVGKDGRLELEAKAVTYRYLDEEELAQQRQAAQAEQAARGKKK; encoded by the coding sequence ATGAAGCGCCTGCTGCCGCGCAAGGCCTCTGTGCCCGCTCCGGTCGCACGCAAGCGCCTCACCCGCGCCGATCTGCAGCGCCTGGCGCAGGACTTCAAGGACCTGGATCCGAACGACCCCGGCCTGTGGCCGCTCGCGCCGCGGCTGGCGGCGGTGCTCGCGTTGCTGCTCGCCACGGTCGCCGCTTTCTGGTGGTTCGACTGGCGGAGCCAGGCCGAGCGCCTCGAGCGCAGCGCGGCCGAAGAGCTGCAGCTGCGCGAAGGCTGGGTGACGAAGAAGCGCCAGGCGGTCAACCTGGACGAACATCGCCGTCAGCTGGCGGAGATCGACCGCCAGTTCGGCGCGCTGCTCAAGCAGCTGCCGAACCGGGCGGAAATGGATTCCCTGCTGTCCGATCTCAATCAGGCCGGCCTGGGGCGCGGCCTGCAATTCGAGCTGTTCAAGCCGGGGGCGGACCTGGTCAAGGAGTTCTATGCCGAAATGCCGATCGCCATCCGCGTCACCGGCGGCTATCACGAGCTGGGTGAATTCGTCAGCGACATTGCGCGCCTGCCCCGGATCGTCACCCTCAACGACATCGCGCTGAAGGTGGGGAAGGACGGCCGGCTCGAGCTCGAGGCGAAGGCGGTGACGTATCGCTACCTCGACGAAGAGGAGCTGGCGCAGCAGCGCCAGGCGGCACAGGCCGAACAGGCCGCGCGAGGGAAGAAGAAATGA
- a CDS encoding pilus assembly protein PilP, whose amino-acid sequence MNKIGVLAACLLLAGCAGGEPDDLQSWMAAQVGGMRGAVRPLPELQPFPVVGYAGGQGDDPFRSARMAPQRVSGSSAGPDMNRRREPLEGHALETLQMVGVLTRGGVTHALIRAGNALHQVRPGNYLGQDFGVVTRVTENEVTLRELVEDVYGDWVERTRSLTLQERQEAGK is encoded by the coding sequence ATGAACAAGATCGGAGTGCTTGCCGCCTGCCTGCTGCTCGCCGGCTGCGCGGGCGGGGAGCCGGACGATCTCCAGTCCTGGATGGCGGCGCAGGTGGGCGGCATGCGCGGCGCCGTGCGCCCGTTGCCCGAGCTGCAGCCCTTCCCGGTGGTGGGGTATGCCGGCGGACAGGGCGACGATCCGTTCCGCAGCGCGCGCATGGCGCCGCAGCGGGTGTCGGGCAGCAGCGCCGGGCCGGACATGAACCGCCGCCGCGAGCCGCTCGAAGGCCATGCGCTGGAGACGCTGCAGATGGTCGGGGTGCTGACCCGGGGCGGGGTCACGCATGCGCTGATCCGCGCCGGGAACGCGCTCCACCAGGTGCGGCCGGGCAATTACCTGGGGCAGGATTTCGGCGTCGTCACCCGGGTCACGGAAAACGAGGTGACGCTGCGCGAGCTGGTCGAGGACGTTTATGGCGACTGGGTCGAGCGCACCCGTTCGCTGACATTGCAGGAGCGGCAGGAGGCCGGAAAATGA
- the pilQ gene encoding type IV pilus secretin PilQ family protein, protein MKHRIGVLLLVAAACAGLAPVAAVRAQEAEQVRPSGNRIEGLEVAEQGGALYVRVSLKEALTELPPSFSVAEPARIAFDFAATANALGRSVQRVEQGDLRSADIVQVGDRTRLVLNLVRISPYEARIEGRDLVIAISPRLPAAQASTLPAPEGNFAEPSAAAGVAVRDVSFRRGSEGEGRVVVDLSSADAGIDIRQQGGGLVVDFLQAALPEHLRRRADVTDFATPVTSMSTQQLGDRVRLSVTPNGLWEHNAYQSDTRFVLEIRRVVEDPNKLVQGSRGQFQGEKLSLNFQDVDVRSVLQVIADFTDFNIITSDSVQGSLTLRLKDVPWDQALDIILQAKGLDMRKNGNVIWIAPGEELAAREKQQLEAKAQISDLEPLQTESFQINYHKAKEIFDFLKSKDQTLLSKRGTVVVDERSNKVFVTDVGSRLQALRRLVQEIDVAPRQVLIEARIVEASKTFARDLGVRLGFGSRGYASLGNGAKIGFGNSEFVSLVPDEETGGVKIDRTGDYPITDMMQMVGESVKVGGGDFMPKGYGALNLTLFNKGLTRFLNLELQALESDGRGRIVSSPRVLTANQVEASIEQGTEIPYQEATSSGATNVEFKKAVLSLKVKPQITPDGRLQLAIEVNKDRPMYENMLLGVPPIETKNVKSEVLIENGGTVVIGGIYEEEEASGVDQVPLLGDIPVVGNLFKSRTSVSNRKELLVFITPRIVADTLTLR, encoded by the coding sequence ATGAAACACCGTATCGGAGTGCTGCTGCTGGTCGCGGCCGCTTGCGCAGGTCTTGCGCCTGTGGCCGCCGTGCGCGCGCAGGAGGCGGAGCAGGTCCGGCCGTCGGGCAACCGCATCGAAGGGCTGGAAGTCGCCGAGCAGGGCGGCGCGCTCTATGTCCGGGTGAGCCTGAAGGAGGCGCTCACCGAGCTGCCGCCCAGCTTCAGCGTGGCCGAGCCGGCGCGCATCGCTTTCGACTTCGCCGCCACCGCCAATGCCCTCGGGCGCAGCGTGCAGCGCGTCGAGCAGGGCGATCTGCGCAGCGCCGACATCGTGCAGGTCGGCGACCGCACCCGCCTGGTGCTGAACCTGGTCAGGATCAGCCCTTACGAGGCGCGCATCGAAGGGCGCGACCTGGTGATCGCGATCTCGCCACGCCTCCCGGCGGCGCAGGCGAGCACGCTTCCGGCGCCCGAGGGCAACTTCGCCGAGCCTTCCGCGGCGGCGGGGGTGGCCGTTCGCGACGTCAGCTTCCGCCGCGGCAGCGAAGGCGAAGGGCGGGTGGTGGTCGATCTGTCGAGCGCCGACGCCGGGATCGACATCCGCCAGCAAGGCGGCGGCCTGGTGGTCGATTTCCTCCAGGCGGCGCTGCCCGAGCATCTGCGCCGGCGTGCCGACGTCACCGATTTCGCCACCCCGGTGACGTCGATGAGCACGCAGCAGCTCGGTGACCGCGTGCGCCTGAGCGTGACGCCGAACGGCCTGTGGGAGCACAACGCTTACCAGAGCGATACGCGCTTCGTGCTCGAAATCAGGCGGGTCGTGGAGGACCCGAACAAGCTGGTGCAGGGCTCGCGCGGCCAGTTCCAGGGGGAAAAGCTGTCGCTGAACTTCCAGGACGTGGATGTGCGCTCGGTGTTGCAGGTGATCGCCGACTTCACCGACTTCAACATCATCACTTCCGACTCCGTCCAGGGCAGCCTGACCCTGCGCCTGAAGGACGTGCCCTGGGACCAGGCGCTGGACATCATCCTCCAGGCCAAGGGCCTCGACATGCGCAAGAACGGCAACGTGATCTGGATCGCTCCGGGCGAAGAGCTCGCCGCGCGCGAGAAGCAGCAACTGGAAGCGAAGGCGCAGATCAGCGACCTCGAACCGCTGCAGACCGAAAGCTTTCAGATCAACTATCACAAGGCCAAGGAGATCTTCGATTTCCTCAAGAGCAAGGACCAGACCCTGCTCTCCAAGCGCGGTACGGTCGTCGTCGACGAGCGCAGCAACAAGGTCTTCGTCACCGACGTCGGCTCGCGCCTGCAGGCGCTGCGCCGGCTGGTGCAGGAAATCGATGTCGCGCCGCGCCAGGTGCTGATCGAGGCGCGGATCGTCGAGGCGAGCAAGACCTTCGCCCGCGACCTGGGCGTGCGTCTGGGCTTCGGCAGCCGTGGCTACGCTTCGCTCGGCAACGGGGCGAAGATCGGTTTCGGCAACTCGGAGTTCGTTTCCCTGGTTCCTGACGAAGAGACGGGGGGGGTGAAGATCGACCGCACGGGCGACTACCCGATCACCGACATGATGCAGATGGTCGGCGAGTCGGTGAAGGTCGGTGGTGGCGATTTTATGCCGAAAGGTTATGGTGCGCTGAACCTGACGCTGTTCAACAAAGGCCTGACCCGTTTCCTCAACCTCGAGCTGCAGGCGCTCGAATCCGACGGCCGGGGCCGGATCGTGTCCAGCCCGCGCGTGCTGACGGCCAACCAGGTCGAGGCTTCGATCGAGCAGGGCACCGAGATTCCCTACCAGGAAGCGACCAGCTCGGGCGCGACCAACGTCGAGTTCAAGAAGGCCGTGCTGTCGTTGAAGGTGAAGCCGCAGATCACTCCCGACGGCCGCCTGCAGCTGGCGATCGAGGTCAACAAGGACCGGCCGATGTACGAGAACATGCTGCTCGGCGTGCCGCCGATCGAAACCAAGAACGTCAAGAGCGAGGTCCTGATCGAGAACGGCGGCACCGTCGTCATCGGCGGGATCTACGAGGAAGAGGAGGCCAGCGGCGTCGATCAGGTGCCGCTGCTGGGCGACATTCCGGTCGTGGGCAACCTGTTCAAGTCGCGGACCAGCGTATCCAACCGCAAGGAGCTGCTCGTGTTCATCACGCCGCGCATCGTCGCCGATACGCTGACCCTGCGATAA
- a CDS encoding shikimate kinase, with amino-acid sequence MSCLILIGMMGAGKTTVGKELARRRKARFADCDHEIVARTGVSIPTIFEIEGEAGFRRRETQMIDELTRQPDLVIATGGGVVTTPANRALMRERGIVIYLNVPPQILYERTRHDRNRPLLQVDDPRQRITELYQQRDPLYREVADLVVDGGRGNPGTMVRLIETALQTFHKSPCKP; translated from the coding sequence GTGAGCTGTCTGATACTGATCGGCATGATGGGTGCCGGCAAGACCACGGTCGGCAAGGAACTGGCGCGGCGGCGCAAGGCGCGCTTCGCCGACTGCGACCACGAGATCGTCGCCCGCACCGGAGTGAGCATCCCGACGATCTTCGAGATCGAAGGCGAAGCCGGCTTCCGCAGGCGCGAGACGCAGATGATCGACGAGCTCACCCGCCAGCCCGACCTCGTCATCGCCACCGGCGGCGGCGTGGTGACGACGCCGGCCAACCGCGCACTGATGCGCGAGCGCGGCATCGTCATCTACCTCAACGTGCCGCCGCAGATCCTCTACGAACGCACCCGCCACGACCGCAACCGCCCGCTGCTGCAGGTGGACGACCCGCGCCAGCGCATCACCGAGCTGTACCAGCAGCGCGACCCCCTGTACCGCGAAGTGGCCGACCTCGTCGTCGACGGCGGGCGCGGCAATCCCGGCACCATGGTGCGGCTGATCGAAACCGCCCTCCAGACTTTCCACAAGAGCCCATGCAAACCCTGA
- the aroB gene encoding 3-dehydroquinate synthase, whose protein sequence is MQTLNVALGDRAYPIHIGRGLLGRAELVLARLKTPRVAIVTNDTVGPLYLGGLRAALEQAGVNVSVVSLPDGEAYKTWETLNRIFDMLLTERCERSTTLVALGGGVVGDMGGFAAACYQRGMPFIQIPTTLLAQVDSSVGGKTAINHPLGKNMIGAFYQPRLVLADIDTLATLPDRELAAGLAEVIKYGLIRDSDFLAWLEASLERLRARDPEALMYAIERSCRNKAEVVAADETEQGERALLNLGHTFGHAIETGLGYGEWLHGEAVAAGTMMAAELSRRLGWLAAGDVDRIEALFVRAKLPVWGPKLGAARYLALMAHDKKVEAGRLRLVLLHALGRARVHGEAALSEIAAAIEARCR, encoded by the coding sequence ATGCAAACCCTGAACGTTGCCCTCGGCGATCGCGCCTATCCGATCCACATCGGCCGCGGCCTGCTCGGCCGCGCCGAGCTCGTCCTGGCGCGGCTGAAGACGCCGCGGGTGGCGATCGTCACCAACGACACCGTCGGCCCGCTCTACCTCGGCGGACTGCGCGCCGCGCTCGAGCAGGCGGGCGTGAACGTGAGCGTGGTGAGCCTGCCCGACGGCGAGGCGTACAAGACCTGGGAAACACTGAACCGCATCTTCGACATGCTGCTCACCGAGCGCTGCGAACGTTCGACCACGCTGGTCGCGCTCGGCGGCGGGGTGGTCGGCGACATGGGCGGCTTTGCCGCCGCCTGCTACCAGCGCGGGATGCCCTTCATCCAGATTCCGACGACCCTGCTCGCGCAGGTCGACTCCTCGGTCGGCGGCAAGACCGCGATCAACCATCCGCTGGGCAAGAACATGATCGGCGCCTTCTACCAGCCCCGGCTGGTGCTGGCCGACATCGACACCCTGGCGACGCTGCCCGATCGCGAACTGGCCGCCGGCCTCGCCGAAGTGATCAAGTACGGCCTGATCCGCGATTCCGACTTCCTCGCCTGGCTGGAAGCAAGCCTCGAACGCCTGCGCGCGCGCGACCCGGAGGCGCTGATGTACGCCATCGAGCGCTCCTGCCGCAACAAGGCCGAAGTGGTGGCGGCCGACGAGACCGAGCAGGGCGAACGCGCCCTGCTCAACCTCGGCCACACCTTCGGCCACGCCATCGAGACCGGCCTCGGCTACGGCGAATGGCTGCATGGCGAGGCGGTGGCGGCGGGTACGATGATGGCCGCCGAACTGTCGCGCCGCCTCGGCTGGCTCGCCGCGGGCGATGTCGACCGGATCGAGGCGCTGTTCGTGCGGGCGAAGCTGCCGGTGTGGGGACCGAAGCTGGGCGCGGCGCGCTATCTCGCGCTGATGGCACACGACAAGAAGGTCGAGGCCGGGCGCCTGCGCCTCGTGCTGCTGCACGCGCTCGGCCGTGCGCGGGTGCACGGCGAGGCGGCGCTGAGCGAGATCGCCGCGGCGATCGAGGCACGCTGCCGCTGA
- a CDS encoding deoxyguanosinetriphosphate triphosphohydrolase yields MLQLAPYAVTEAASRGRQHDEPAPVARGQFQRDRDRIVHSTAFRRLEYKTQVFVNHEGDLFRTRLTHSIEVAQITRGIARQLGLNEDLAEAVALAHDLGHTPFGHAGQEALNACMKEYGGFEHNLQSLRTVDLLEDRYAAFDGLNLMFETREGILKHCSRANALRLGELGERFLDGTQPSLEAQLANLADEIAYNNHDVDDGLRSGLITLAQLEDVSLFATQRREVEARWPGLSGRKLINETVRRMIQLMVIDLIAQTRANLAASGVRSLADVRAAGRLVAYSDALLPRLRELKTFLHQKLYRHYQVLRMTNKARRIVSELFDAFMADPHILPPQYQAMAREDTPRAIADYIAGMTDRYAMKEHRRLFAVGEIH; encoded by the coding sequence ATGCTTCAGCTCGCACCCTACGCCGTCACCGAAGCCGCTTCCCGCGGCCGCCAGCACGACGAGCCGGCGCCGGTCGCGCGCGGCCAGTTCCAGCGCGACCGCGACCGCATCGTCCATTCCACTGCCTTCCGCCGCCTCGAATACAAGACCCAGGTGTTCGTGAACCACGAGGGCGACCTGTTCCGCACCCGCCTCACCCACAGCATCGAGGTCGCCCAGATCACCCGCGGCATCGCCCGCCAGCTCGGCCTCAACGAGGACCTCGCCGAAGCCGTCGCCCTCGCCCACGACCTCGGCCATACCCCGTTCGGCCACGCCGGCCAGGAAGCGCTGAACGCCTGCATGAAGGAGTACGGCGGCTTCGAGCATAACCTGCAGTCGCTGCGCACTGTCGATCTGCTGGAAGATCGCTATGCCGCATTCGACGGCCTGAACCTGATGTTCGAGACCCGCGAAGGTATCCTCAAGCACTGCTCGCGCGCCAACGCGCTGCGCCTCGGCGAGCTCGGCGAGCGCTTCCTCGATGGCACCCAGCCTTCGCTCGAAGCCCAGCTCGCCAACCTCGCCGACGAGATCGCCTATAACAACCACGATGTCGATGACGGCCTGCGTTCGGGGCTGATCACGCTCGCGCAGCTCGAGGACGTGAGCCTGTTCGCCACTCAGCGCCGCGAAGTCGAAGCGCGCTGGCCGGGCCTGTCGGGGCGCAAGCTGATCAACGAGACGGTGCGCCGGATGATCCAGCTGATGGTGATCGATCTCATCGCCCAGACCCGTGCCAACCTCGCCGCCAGCGGCGTACGGAGCCTCGCCGACGTGCGCGCCGCCGGCCGCCTGGTGGCCTACTCCGACGCCCTGCTGCCGCGCCTGCGCGAACTGAAGACTTTCCTCCACCAGAAGCTGTACCGCCATTACCAGGTGCTGCGCATGACCAACAAGGCGCGGCGTATCGTTTCCGAGCTGTTCGATGCCTTCATGGCCGACCCCCACATCCTGCCGCCGCAGTACCAGGCGATGGCGCGCGAGGACACGCCGCGGGCGATCGCAGACTACATCGCCGGGATGACCGACCGCTACGCGATGAAGGAGCACCGCCGGCTGTTCGCGGTGGGCGAGATCCACTGA